Proteins encoded together in one Asterias rubens chromosome 4, eAstRub1.3, whole genome shotgun sequence window:
- the LOC117288947 gene encoding homeobox protein ESX1-like codes for MEVGILGEPRVGKCVPMDGEQESRVGKGNVPKAPYLEPVPKAPDLEPVLKAPDLKPVPKAPDLEPVLKAPDLEPVLKAPDLEPVLKAPDLEPVPKAPDLEPVLKAPDLKPVPKAPDLEPVLKAPDLKPVPKAPDLEPVLKAPDLKPVLKAPDLEPVLKAPDLEPVRKAPDPEPVLKAPDLKPVPKAPDLKPVLKAPDLEPVPKAPDLEPVLKAPDLKPVPKAPDLEPVLKAPDLKPVPKAPDLEPVLKAPDLKPVPKPRA; via the exons ATGGAAGTGGGTATACTAGGGGAACCAAGGGTCGGGAAGTGTGTACCAATGGATGGAGAGCAGGAATCGAGGGTTGGGAAGGGG AATGTACCTAAAGCCCCATACCTGGAGCCTGTACCCAAAGCCCCAGACCTGGAGCCTGTACTTAAAGCCCCAGACCTGAAGCCTGTACCCAAAGCCCCAGACCTGGAGCCTGTACTTAAAGCCCCAGACCTGGAGCCTGTACTTAAAGCCCCAGACCTGGAGCCTGTACTTAAAGCCCCAGACCTGGAGCCTGTACCCAAAGCCCCAGACCTGGAGCCTGTACTTAAAGCCCCAGACCTGAAGCCTGTACCCAAAGCCCCAGACCTGGAGCCTGTACTTAAAGCCCCAGACCTGAAGCCTGTACCCAAAGCCCCAGACCTGGAGCCTGTACTTAAAGCCCCAGACCTGAAGCCTGTACTTAAAGCCCCAGACCTGGAGCCTGTACTTAAAGCCCCAGACCTGGAGCCTGTACGCAAAGCCCCAGACCCGGAGCCTGTACTTAAAGCCCCAGACCTGAAGCCTGTACCCAAAGCCCCAGACCTGAAGCCTGTACTTAAAGCCCCAGACCTGGAGCCTGTACCCAAAGCCCCAGACCTGGAGCCTGTACTTAAAGCCCCAGACCTGAAGCCTGTACCCAAAGCCCCAGACCTGGAGCCTGTACTTAAAGCCCCAGACCTGAAGCCTGTACCCAAAGCCCCAGACCTGGAGCCTGTACTTAAAGCCCCAGACCTGAAGCCTGTACCCAAACCCCGGGCCTGA